In Actinobacillus equuli, the genomic stretch ACACTGTTTAATAATCCGTATTGCCATTTTTTATTTGCAAAAGCTAATTTTCGTGTTTCTAAAGCTAATAAATACGCTAACATTAACACTACGCTCGAAGCGATTAGGCTTAATAAGAAAGAAAACCAAGCCGCTTGCCATAAGCTTGGATTGAGTAAACGCTCACCAAAATCAGAAACGGATATTCCCGCCCATAAGATAGTGACAAGCGGTAGAATAATTGCAAAACTTTGCAAGAATATTACCGCTTGTAAACCGAACTTTCGCCAGCCTAAAGGCTTAGGCTTCCATAATTCCACTGATAACGGTACTTTTTGAGTCTGTTTAAACGCAACCTTTGCCGTCATATCTATTAATAATTGCAACAAAAGACCAATCGCTAATTGCAGCATAATCAGCATAGTGGCTTTTGCAAAATCAAATTCAAAAGTGACCGCTTGATAAATCGCAACTTCTAAGGTGCTGTATTTAGGGCTTCCGCCTAAAATAAGCACGATAGGGAAACTGGTAAAACAGATCAGAAATACATTAGCAAAGACATAAGGCAAAATACTTTTTAAAGTAGGAAATTCAACGACACGAAAATAACTCCACCCTTGCAAATTCAATTGTGCCGCTAAACGATGCTGTCCACTTGGAATCAGATTTATTCCTTCCAAACAATATTTCATCACAAAAGGAATATTAAAAAATAAATGGGCAAGTAAAATACCATGCAAACCGTAAAGCTTTAGTTCCCACTTTATCTCTAAAAATTGAAGAAAATGAGCAAATGCTCCCGAATTGCCCCAGAACCCGATAATAGCAAAAATAACAACCAGCGAAGGCAACGCCCAAACAAAAGAAATGATTTTATAAAGAACGGATTTCCCGAGGAAATCTAAATAAAAAAAGGCACGTGCTAATAAAACACCGAATAAAGTAGAAAATAATGCGGATAAACCGGCTTGCAACACACTATATTTTAAGATCGGCAACATTTCTGAAAATTGCCAAACCGTTTCCCCCTGTTGATGTCCGACCAATGCAAACAAACTAAAAATATAAATAGCGACAATGGTAATATATATTAACCATGCGGGGAATTTTGATACAGAATGAAACATTATTTCCTCAATAATAAAATTAATCGATTTATTTTAACATTTTTTTAAACTATTTTTACGCAAACGTTTGGTTATATTTTGTCATCTAAAAATTGATATGAGGCAAAGTTAACTCATTTTGGTTAATAAATACGCTAATATTCGACTTTTATCAAAAGTTTTTCTGGTTTTAAGCGTGTTTTTAGATCTTTTTTGTAGTAAAGTTAGCACAAATAGTAATAGGTTTGATTACCAAAACAGATTTTTTTCACTTTTAAAATTCAAGAGGAATTTTCTTATGTACTCAAAAGACGTTGTTATTACTGCACCTAACGGTTTACACACTCGCCCTGCAGCTGAGTTTGTAAAAGCAGCTAAAGGTTTCGCTTCAGACATTACCGTAACTTCTGGCGGTAAAAGTTCAAGCGCAAAAAGTTTATTCAAACTTCAAACTTTAGGTTTAACTCAAGGTACAACAATCACTATTTCTGCGGAAGGTGAAGACGAGCAAAAAGCGGTAGACTTCTTAGTAGATTTAATCCCTACTTTAGAATAAGTATTTTTTAGCTCCCATTTACAAGACAACCCTATCCTACTCTGCTAAATAAAGAAGCGGAGTAATAGGGTTGTATTATGCTATCTAAGCATTACTGAATCACTTTTAAAACAAGGACAGACTATGATTACAGGTATCGCAGCTTCTCCAGGCGTTGTGTTTGGCAAAGCACTCGTATTAAAAGAAGAGCCAATCGTACTCAATACTCAGAAAATCACAGCAGATCAAATCGAAGCTGAAAAAGCGAAGTTTTTTGCTGGTCGTGAAAAAGCAGCGGCGCAATTAACAGCGATTAAAGAGAAAGCTAGACGCACCCTTGGTGAAGAAAAAGAAGCTATCTTTGAAGGTCACTTAATGATCTTAGAAGATGAAGAGCTTGAAGAAGAAATTTTAGGCTATATTGCTGATAACCTTGTAACTGCAGATGTTGCTACAAGTAAAGTGATTGATATGCAAGCTTCTATGCTTGCAGAAATTGATGATGAATACTTAAAAGAACGTGCTGGCGATATCCGCGATATCGGTAACCGTCTATTACGTAACATTCTTGGTATGCACATCATCGATTTAGGTGATATTCAAGAAGAAGTTATTTTAGTTGCTTATGACTTAACACCTTCTGAAACGGCACAATTAAACTTAGATAAAGTATTAGGCTTTATTACCGATATTGGCGGCCGTACATCTCACACTTCAATTATGGCTCGTTCATTAGAGCTTCCTGCTATCGTTGGTACAAATGATATTACCGCACGTGTTAAAACCGGCGATACATTAATTTTAGATGCGGTAAATAACCAAATTCACATTAATCCTTCAGACGCAGAAATCGCAGAATTCAAAGCGGTTCAAGAACGTGTAGCGGCAGAGAAAGCGGAACTTGCGAAATTAAAAGAATTACCGGCGGAAACCTTAGACGGTCACCGTATCGAAGTTGCAGGTAACATCGGTACAATCCGTGATGTTGACGGTGTATTACGTAATGGTGGTGAGTCTGTCGGTTTATATCGTACTGAATTCTTATTTATGGATCGTAGCGAATTACCGGGCGAAGAAGAACAATTCCAAGCATATAAAGAAATTGTTGAAGCGATGGGCGGTAAACAAGTGGTATTACGTACCATGGATATCGGTGGCGACAAAGAATTACCGTACCTAAACTTACCGAAAGAAATGAACCCGTTCTTAGGTTGGCGTGCGGTGCGTATCGGTTTAACACGTCGTGAAATCTTAGATACGCAATTACGTGCGGTATTACGTGCATCGGCATTCGGTAAATTAGCGGTAATGTTCCCGATG encodes the following:
- the thiP gene encoding thiamine/thiamine pyrophosphate ABC transporter permease ThiP; the protein is MNFIIEEIMFHSVSKFPAWLIYITIVAIYIFSLFALVGHQQGETVWQFSEMLPILKYSVLQAGLSALFSTLFGVLLARAFFYLDFLGKSVLYKIISFVWALPSLVVIFAIIGFWGNSGAFAHFLQFLEIKWELKLYGLHGILLAHLFFNIPFVMKYCLEGINLIPSGQHRLAAQLNLQGWSYFRVVEFPTLKSILPYVFANVFLICFTSFPIVLILGGSPKYSTLEVAIYQAVTFEFDFAKATMLIMLQLAIGLLLQLLIDMTAKVAFKQTQKVPLSVELWKPKPLGWRKFGLQAVIFLQSFAIILPLVTILWAGISVSDFGERLLNPSLWQAAWFSFLLSLIASSVVLMLAYLLALETRKLAFANKKWQYGLLNSVATYPLIFPVFLLAVGLFVLLIDVELSSTQLLWLVGVCNGVILLPYIYRLIFAAMWHSFTAQDKLARSLGLTGFRRWWIVEKDYLIRPLISAFAFAMSSSLGSFAVIAFFGSPDFSSLPYLLYQQLGSYRTEDAAVTALVLMLFTLLPFLFIEHKEHIK
- the ptsH gene encoding phosphocarrier protein Hpr, which encodes MYSKDVVITAPNGLHTRPAAEFVKAAKGFASDITVTSGGKSSSAKSLFKLQTLGLTQGTTITISAEGEDEQKAVDFLVDLIPTLE
- the ptsI gene encoding phosphoenolpyruvate-protein phosphotransferase PtsI → MITGIAASPGVVFGKALVLKEEPIVLNTQKITADQIEAEKAKFFAGREKAAAQLTAIKEKARRTLGEEKEAIFEGHLMILEDEELEEEILGYIADNLVTADVATSKVIDMQASMLAEIDDEYLKERAGDIRDIGNRLLRNILGMHIIDLGDIQEEVILVAYDLTPSETAQLNLDKVLGFITDIGGRTSHTSIMARSLELPAIVGTNDITARVKTGDTLILDAVNNQIHINPSDAEIAEFKAVQERVAAEKAELAKLKELPAETLDGHRIEVAGNIGTIRDVDGVLRNGGESVGLYRTEFLFMDRSELPGEEEQFQAYKEIVEAMGGKQVVLRTMDIGGDKELPYLNLPKEMNPFLGWRAVRIGLTRREILDTQLRAVLRASAFGKLAVMFPMIISVEEIRELKAIVAELKEQLRAEGKAFDENLQLGIMVETPSAAVNARHLAKEADFFSIGTNDLTQYTLAVDRGNEIIAHLYNPLSPSVLNLIKQVIDASHAEGKWTGMCGELAGDVRATALLLGMGLDEFSMSAISVPHVKKLARSINYADAKALADEALAQPTAADIEKLVNDFYAKLN